The genomic DNA CTAATGTATTAATAAGAAAGTATTATTTTTATTCCTACTTAAATAATTGTGAAATATATCAACAAATGATCCCATGATCAAAGATTGCCGTAAAATATGTATAGTTTTTCTCGTACTGGAGACGAGATAGGAGATTAAAAATCTTGCATACAGATTTTCAACAATTGATTTAAAAATAGGCCTTCTATTTTATAGTTCTACGCTGATAATTTTCAAGAATCCGACATAGACATGCTATCTTGGCTCTATGGAGTTAGCGTAGATGACATTACTTAATTTAGGCAAGACTAGAATGTCAATATGCTAATCCTCTATAGACATGCAATGTATATTAAGATCCATAGTATATTAGAATAATATTCCTTAATTCTTTGATAAATCCATGTAATCAAATTATAAAATATCAAAAAGAAATTCTATTATAAAAAATCCGTATAACTTAACGTGGCTATTCCAACTAAAATCATGAATATGAGCAGAAGGCGATGTCCCATTGAAAAAAGCAACGAGAGTGTCTTCTTTAGTCTTGTTGATTACCGCAACAACTACTTTATGAGCGATGATCCTGATAAAATTATTGAATTCTATGAAGGATTCGAAAACCGCGATCAGCTTATTCAATGGATGAAGGAAAGACCAAAGGGCGCATCTTATATACACGAAGTAGAAGGCGATAAGGACATAATCGTTGTTATACCAACTGCGGACTTCAACGGTAAATACGCAAAGACTTGTCGAGAGGAGATATTCAAAGGTCTGCACATGGTATTCATTGAGAGCGGAGAGATACCGGATCCGTACTTCAACTATTCTCATAGCGTAAACGTTGGAGTTAAAAAAGCGATGGAGTACGAACCAAAATGGATAATCGTTTCGAACGATGACATGGAAAAAATTGATGATATATCTATTTTAATAAAGGATTTACGGGATATAGATCCTGTTGAGGTCAAAACGGTTTATATTGCGAGTTCAGAATACCATAGTACAAAGAGAATCATAATTAAAAAGCGATTTCTGTACAGTCATATAATTCTTCTTAAGCGGCTCATTCTTAATGGACGTGAGTTGCACGAACTTACGAAGAGGAGGATCAAATTGGAGAAAAAATTTTATTGTTCATATATAATTGCTCCGGAAAATCTAATATATAAAGTTCTTGGGAGGGTCGTTGGATCTATGATCGTTGGCATGTCTTTTTGGATCTTCGGAAAAGTTTTGATTTCTGAATATAACGGAAGTATTTTTGACGAAACATTCATAAATGACAGTGAGGATATAGATCTATCATTTAGACTATCAAGCAGGAATTTGAAATATGGGAGATCTTCCTATAGAATTGGAGATAGGATCGGATCAAGTTTAGGTTCTTATAGAAATAAGAAACTAAATATGATCGGATTCGGAATAAATTCTAAAAATATGCTATCGGGCGTTATAAGGGAATTCCGGTCTATAGCAAGTGTAGTGTACCTAAATTCAAAAGACTTCAAAGGATTATAACCTCCATACATTTTTAAAATAATTTAAAAATAGTATAGTTTTTTAAGCGGAAAATCATACTTGAGCATGAAAATAGGTATAACGGGTCCAGATCTCATTTTATCCCACGGCGGAGCTCAAAATCATACACTTAATGTTATCAGAATCCTTTCAAATTATTTCGAATTCATATATTTTCCAGATCCTTACTTTTATGATAAATATAGGCATTACAGAAATGCTGTTAAAGAGCGAGTTAAAACTATGACCTTGGAAGGCCTAAAGTTGCCATCCTCTTTTGACGCAATCCTAGATGAAAATTATAGCTATAATGAGATAATCAAAATCTATTCCGAAGAACAGTTTGATTATATCTTTGATTTTGATTTTAACAGCAGGAGTATCATACCATATGATTTTATTACAGTTTTTAGCAAAATTAAGAACGTCAAATTTGGAGTGGCATTACAGGGTCTTGCTGACATTAGTCTAAGATTGCCGAAATTTTTTTTTGATACCATTCGCCTAGATGGGGGCTTTAAGATACCGTTGTTCAGGGCGTACCAATATTTCATGAGAAAGGTTATGATATACAAGCTTACGCATGCTGAAAATAATAATATAATAATGATAATGAATAAGAATTACTGGGAGAACATAAGGCTGGAGGATCATAATGTCAGGATCCTTTTTCCTTCGAATGGTTGGCTAAACAATATAACATCGGATGGAAATTTAACAAATTTAGATAATATACTGATGAAAAAGCAAGAAAAAATCATCTATTTTGCTAGGCTGAGTTACGGCAAGGGTCTATTTGACATACCCAAAATTCTTCTGGCGATATCGGATAAAAGGAAGATAAAACTCACAGTAGTGGGAAAATTCGAATATGAGGATGAAAGGATAAGGTTTTTCAGAATGCTTGAGAAATATGGTTTATCAGATCTTGTTGACTATCGGGGTTTTCTCGGTGATAAGGAACTCTATGAAGAGATCCTTTCCTCTAAAGTAATGCTATATCCTAGCCATAGCGATTCATTTTCTATCGCTATTCTTCAGGCCCTTTCGCTCCGAACGCCAGTTGTTGCATATAACATCGCTGGTCTCCGTATTTATTCCGGTCTCTCTGCCGTGAAGCTTGTCGATGAATTTGATTATGATGCCATGGCAGATGCTGTAATTGATTTTATAAGCAAGGGAAATTACGATGATCTTTTCAGCGATGCAAATTTAAAAGAATTTCTTAGGCTTCATACTTGGGAAAACGTTGCAGAACAGTACAAAGACGTCTTCGCTAGAATAGCCGAAGATTTAAAAATAAAATGACTTAAATTTATTATGGCATATGGCATTTCGATTTATGGAAGGTGCCATCATCGATGAGTTCACTAGGGTAGGCGGCGGTCAAGTCTTATCGAGATTGATTGCACATACATTCAGCGAGAATGGCATGACCGTACATTTCGTAACAGATTCGAGGCATCCCTTTCTAGATCTTAAAGTGAACATGATCGAGACCCATTATGATTACAGGGAGAATATGCCTTACATCCTTTTATTGCGAAAGATTATGCAGACAAGAGCAGACTTAAAGAATATCTTCTCAAAATATAAGTTTGATATAACTTTCAATAACCACCCTAACATGTTCCTTTATAACGCGGACATCAATGCGCTTCATGGATTTTCATTCTTGGATCCCATAATAGATGAGTATGGAAACATAGAGAAAAGGTTTATTTTTGAGGCCATAAAGCGTTCGCATCTTTATGACATATACGATGGTGCTGTCTTTTATGTCAATAGCAAGTATACTCTTGGTCTTGCCAAGAGTCTGTTTCCAAGACTTGGCATAAAACCAAGGATCATGAAAGTTATCTACATTCCCGTAGAACCCAAAGAAAAGGTGGATCTTTCGAATAAGATGGATAATACGGTAATCTCAATAGGCAGAATAAATAAAGGAAAGAATTATGATTTGCTCATGGATATTGCTCGAAAACTTGACGATTACAGGTTTTACATAGTAGGGGCGGTGAACGAAGGAGACGAGAAATATTATGATTATTTGATGAGGATAAAACCCAAGAACGTAGAGATCATTCCAAATGCTGATGAATCAACAAAGAATAGCCTGTTGAAGAAAAGCTCGATATACCTACATACTAATAGGAAGGAAAACTATGGCATATCCATATTAGAAGCAATGTCATACGGCATCATTCCCGTTGTGCCTAAGAGCGGAGGCCCTTGGCTAGACATAACTGAAGAGGGAAAATATGGATATGGCTATGGTAGTGTGGAGGAAGCTGTTGAAGTTATTGGATCAATTGATCAAAACAGGCGTATCGAGGTATATGAGTCTATGGGAAGGTTTTCATATGATAAATTCAAGCAGGGAATAGAAGATCTTATGAACACAGCAATGAAATGAATTGTTGATGATATGTTCTTCATAAGAAAATTTCATTCAGTTTCTTATCCTCTCAGCCCCTATATCCCAGAATTTAATTTTCAATTTTTTCATTCTATGGGTTATGATCTTAGATTATTCTAGAGTTTGAGAAAATAACTTAATAAAATTATTTTTGGAGTGTTTCTATTATCAATTACAACGATAATACCAACATGTTAGTTCAAGATGATCATTGGTGTCACGAATTTTGTCTAAACCCCGGAACAAGAGAGGTAAATCCCATGCGCCAGGAGACATACCTCTGCTGAACGAAACGGAGGTACTTGTAAAGATGGAAGTTGTAAAGAAGACTGTGATGGGATGCCCTAAGAGCTTAATGAGGACAGAAAGGGATATTTTTGAAGAACACGGCGGTCTGAAGAATGGATTCTATTAGAGAGGCATCAGAACGAAGTATGGGGGTAGAAGGGCCTGCAGTTCCAAGAGAAAGGAGGGCAATTTCAGAACCGGAATATTTGATACTTATACAAGGTTCATTGAAATAGATGTATCAATAGTATCCCCCTACTCAAAAGGCATGTCAACAATAAAATCCCCAGAAATTCTGGGAGCGATACTCTAGAGTCGCTGCTGAAGATCCTCCATATCAAAAATAACATATGCGAGTATAGAGGTGAAGAGACTCCAGAACAGTTCTCTTGATTAAAGGTACATAGCCATATCCTTTGATGCGCAGTTCTTCTTCTTAAGAAGCGATACAGTTGAAAAGGAGCCTATTTTCTTTCCAATGAGCATCAAGGAATCTGGGGAATATTAGATACTTGGCTTCTACACAGCTATAAAGGAATCCCACAACTCCCATGTGGAGGTTGTGAAGGATCTCTACAACAGATGAGTCAGGGAACCTCTGTGGTTCATAGCCGATGAAATACCAAAGCTCGATGAGGAAATAAGGAAGATATATCTAAGATCAGATTTCCAGATCTGCGCGATGCATCAAGGGACTTCGTATCAGAGATGGGGGAGGCGGACAAGACGATAGTAGACAGACAGTTCAGGGGGCATTTCCATCTGAAATAAGGGAATACAGCCTTGAGAGATTCAATGAATCGGATCCTTATGAAAGAAGCATCCAAGACGGGTATACAGTGTGGAGAGGAAGTTAAACTATCTCTTCACCTATCTTCAGTACCCTCAGGCAATAAGGAAATCGATGAATAGCAGCAACATCATTGAATACGAACAGAAAGATCAGAAGATGAATAGAGATAATAGAATTCTTACCCATGAAGGAATCCGCTTTAAAAATCATATATCTTAGGGTCACAGAGCTCAATGCGAAATGGTCTCATAGAATTATAAACGGATATTTTAAATGTAGGGACGAGTTGGAATAAATGTTCAGTGAGAGGTATCCTTAAATTTACATATAATTTGGGATGCCATCGAAGGTCTTGAAAAAAATTAATATAGGATATATTCCGTTGTGGGATTGATGTCCTCGAAAATCGATGC from Thermoplasma sp. Kam2015 includes the following:
- a CDS encoding glycosyltransferase family 4 protein, producing MIETHYDYRENMPYILLLRKIMQTRADLKNIFSKYKFDITFNNHPNMFLYNADINALHGFSFLDPIIDEYGNIEKRFIFEAIKRSHLYDIYDGAVFYVNSKYTLGLAKSLFPRLGIKPRIMKVIYIPVEPKEKVDLSNKMDNTVISIGRINKGKNYDLLMDIARKLDDYRFYIVGAVNEGDEKYYDYLMRIKPKNVEIIPNADESTKNSLLKKSSIYLHTNRKENYGISILEAMSYGIIPVVPKSGGPWLDITEEGKYGYGYGSVEEAVEVIGSIDQNRRIEVYESMGRFSYDKFKQGIEDLMNTAMK
- a CDS encoding glycosyltransferase family 4 protein → MKIGITGPDLILSHGGAQNHTLNVIRILSNYFEFIYFPDPYFYDKYRHYRNAVKERVKTMTLEGLKLPSSFDAILDENYSYNEIIKIYSEEQFDYIFDFDFNSRSIIPYDFITVFSKIKNVKFGVALQGLADISLRLPKFFFDTIRLDGGFKIPLFRAYQYFMRKVMIYKLTHAENNNIIMIMNKNYWENIRLEDHNVRILFPSNGWLNNITSDGNLTNLDNILMKKQEKIIYFARLSYGKGLFDIPKILLAISDKRKIKLTVVGKFEYEDERIRFFRMLEKYGLSDLVDYRGFLGDKELYEEILSSKVMLYPSHSDSFSIAILQALSLRTPVVAYNIAGLRIYSGLSAVKLVDEFDYDAMADAVIDFISKGNYDDLFSDANLKEFLRLHTWENVAEQYKDVFARIAEDLKIK